From one Melospiza melodia melodia isolate bMelMel2 chromosome 6, bMelMel2.pri, whole genome shotgun sequence genomic stretch:
- the LOC134419217 gene encoding acyl-CoA 6-desaturase-like — MGKGGEQGGDSGEPAAQIRFYTWEEIQKHNLRTDKWLVIERKVYNVTKWAKRHPGGQRVISHCAGEDATDAFQAFHINPTLVQKFLKPLLIGELAPGEPSQDRDKNSQLVEDFRTLRKTAEDMNLFQASPLFFSCYLGHIIVMEVLAWLMISYFGTGWITTLILACILTTSQAQAGWLQHDFGHLSVFKKSSWNHIVHKFVIGHLKGASANWWNHRHFQHHAKPNIFQKDPDVNMLHIFVLGDTQPVEYGKKKLKYLPYNHQHEYFFLIFPPLLIPVYFQIQIISTMIKRRFWADLAWAISYYLRYFITYIPFYGVLGSLCLLTFVRFLESHWFVWVTQMNHIPMEIDSEKHRDWLSSQMAATCNIEQSFFNDWFTGHLNFQIEHHLFPTMPRHNFWKVKPLVKSLCAKYGVHYEEKPLGKAFVDIVGSLKKSGDLWLDAYLHK, encoded by the exons ATGGGGAAAGGGGGTGAGCAAGGGGGGGACTCGGGGGAGCCGGCGGCGCAGATCCGCTTCTACACCTGGGAGGAGATCCAGAAGCACAACCTGAGGACGGACAAGTGGCTGGTGATAGAGCGAAAGGTTTATAATGTCACCAAGTGGGCAAAGAGGCACCCGGGGGGCCAGCGAGTCATCAGCCACTGCGCCGGCGAAGATGCCACG gatgCATTCCAGGCCTTCCACATCAATCCCACCTTGGTGCAGAAGTTTCTCAAGCCCCTGCTTATTGGAGAACTCGCTCCAGGGGAGCCCAGCCAGGACCGAGACAAAAAT TCCCAGCTGGTGGAAGATTTCCGGACCCTGAGGAAGACAGCAGAGGACATGAACCTGTTCCAAGCCAGCCCCTTGTTCTTCTCCTGTTACCTGGGACACATCATTGTCATGGAAGTTTTGGCTTGGCTCATGATTTCCTACTTTGGGACCGGCTGGATCACAACCCTCATCCTTGCCTGCATCCTTACAACTTCCCAG gcccaggcagggtggctgcAACATGATTTTGGACACCTCTCTGTCTTCAAGAAGTCTTCCTGGAACCACATCGTCCACAAGTTTGTCATTGGACACCTGAAG GGTGCCTCTGCAAACTGGTGGAACCACCGTCACTTCCAGCACCACGCCAAGCCCAACATCTTCCAGAAGGACCCAGATGTGAACATGCTGCACATTTTTGTCCTGGGAGACACACAGCCTGTTGAG TATGGCAAGAAGAAGCTGAAGTACCTGCCTTACAACCACCAGCACGAGTACTTCTTCCTCA TCTTCCCACCTCTGCTCATCCCTGTGTATTTCCAAATCCAAATCATCTCGACCATGATCAAGCGCAGGTTCTGGGCG GACCTGGCCTGGGCCATCAGCTACTACCTGCGCTACTTCATCACCTACATCCCGTTCTACGGCGTCCTGGGATCCCTGTGTCTCCTCACGTTTGTCAG GTTTCTAGAGAGTCACTGGTTCGTGTGGGTCACCCAGATGAATCACATTCCAATGGAAATTGATTCTGAGAAGCACAGAGACTGGCTGAGCTCCCAG ATGGCAGCAACCTGCAACATTGAGCAGTCCTTTTTCAACGACTGGTTCACCGGGCACCTGAACTTCCAGATTGAGCACCA CCTGTTCCCAACAATGCCACGGCACAACTTCTGGAAGGTGAAGCCTTTGGTGAAGTCTTTATGTGCCAAGTATGGagtccactatgaggagaagccTCTCGGGAAAGCGTTCGTAGACATTGTTGG GTCCCTCAAGAAATCTGGAGATCTCTGGCTGGATGCTTATCTCCATAAGTGA
- the LOC134419218 gene encoding acyl-CoA (8-3)-desaturase-like codes for MEGSEPVRGEMRRFTWEEIGQRNGRGPAPQERWLVIDRKVYDISHFCRRHPGGSRVISHYAGQDATDPFIAFHLDKALVRKYMNPLLIGELAPDQPSFEPSKNKKLVEDFRELRATVERMGLLQPNHIFFILYLCHILMLDVAAWLIIWYFGASLVPFLFSAVLLGTVQAQAGWLQHDFGHLSVFSKSRWNHWVHKFVIGHLKGAPASWWNHLHFQHHAKPNCFRKDPDVNMHPLFFALGKTLSVELGVQKKKFMPYNHQHKYFFIIGPPALVPLYFQWYIFYFAVQRKQWVDLAWMLSFYIRFYLTYLPFLGVKGTLGLHLLVRFIESNWFVWVTQMNHIPMHIDYDKNVDWFSTQLQATCNVHQSFFNDWFSGHLNFQIEHHLFPTMPRHNYWKVAPLVKSLCAKHGIEYQCKPLLTAFADIVHSLKDSGELWLDAYLHK; via the exons ATGGAGGGCTCGGAGCCCGTGCGGGGGGAGATGCGGCGCTTCACCTGGGAGGAGATCGGGCAGCGGAACGGGCGGGGGCCGGCGCCGCAGGAGCGCTGGCTGGTGATCGACAGGAAGGTGTACGACATCAGCCACTTCTGCCGGAGACACCCGGGCGGCTCCCGGGTCATCAGCCACTACGCCGGGCAGGACGCCACG GATCCTTTCATTGCTTTCCATCTTGACAAGGCACTGGTAAGGAAGTACATGAACCCTCTCCTGATTGGGGAACTGGCACCAGATCAGCCCAGCTTTGAGCCGAGCAAGAAC AAAAAGCTGGTGGAGGATTTCCGTGAGCTCCGTGCCACCGTGGAGAGGATGGGGCTTCTCCAGCCCAACCACATCTTTTTCATCCTCTATCTCTGCCACATCTTGATGCTGGATGTTGCAGCCTGGCTCATCATCTGGTATTTTGGAGCATCCTTGGTGCCTTTCCTCTTCTCTGCTGTGCTTCTGGGCACTGTCCAG gcccaggctggctggctgcagcATGATTTTGGACACCTGTCAGTGTTCAGCAAGTCCAGGTGGAACCACTGGGTGCACAAGTTCGTCATCGGCCACCTCAAG GGAGCCCCGGCCAGCTGGTGGAATCACCTCCACTTCCAGCACCACGCCAAGCCCAACTGCTTCCGGAAGGATCCCGATGTCAACATGCACCCCTTGTTTTTTGCTCTGGGGAAAACCCTCTCTGTGGAG CTTGGTGTGCAAAAGAAGAAATTCATGCCTTACAACCACCAGCACAAGTACTTCTTCATCA TCGGTCCCCCAGCGCTGGTGCCCCTTTATTTCCAGTGGTACATCTTCTACTTCGCCGTGCAGCGGAAGCAGTGGGTG GACCTGGCCTGGATGCTGTCCTTCTACATCCGATTCTACCTCACCTACTTGCCCTTCCTGGGTGTGAAGGGTACCCTGGGGCTCCACCTGCTAGTCAG GTTTATAGAAAGCAACTGGTTTGTCTGGGTCACACAAATGAATCACATCCCCATGCACATTGATTATGATAAGAATGTGGACTGGTTCTCTACCCAG ctcCAGGCAACCTGCAATGTTCATCAGTCCTTCTTCAATGACTGGTTCAGTGGCCACCTGAACTTCCAGATCGAGCACCA CCTTTTCCCTACAATGCCACGGCACAACTACTGGAAGGTGGCCCCTCTGGTGAAGTCCCTGTGTGCCAAGCATGGCATTGAGTACCAGTGcaagcctctgctcacagccttcGCAGACATCGTGCA CTCTTTGAAAGATTCAGGAGAGCTCTGGCTCGATGCTTATCTACATAAGTAA